The sequence CCTGCAGGCAGATGCTGAGATTACAGCAGCCAGAAACCACACCCTAACTAAACACACCTGCGCCaatacaaaaatgaatcaaCGTACAGGATAAATGAAAGATTTTATGGCACGGACTACTGCCATCGCCAAAGTAATCTGTGTTAATCCACAAGCAGATCTtcagcacaaataaaacaatgcatGTTGAAACATCAGTGCAGCTCTACTCAGTGTGCTTAAACAAATCTAAAGAAACAGTTCGACATATGGCTTAATTGTAACTAGAAAATAGACCAAAACATAACACCAGAActtgctgtgtttacattttggtttctgtgtggattaaacaaacatcaaatcGTTAAGTGAAAAGTTTTCGAGGTGCTGGCAGGTGAATTTTGTTGCTTTTGGACAGAGCCATTCTAagtgtttccagtctttaagGCAATCCACTGCTGACTGTGGCTTCATGATTCATGTACATGAAAATAGTATCAATCTTTTCAAGAAATTAATAAGCACATTTCCTTTAAATAGGAGTATTccttatataatataatataattatataagATAATACAGCTACATTAAGAACCGCAGACCCACCTGTGATTCAACAGACCGGGCAGAAGGGACTATCACCACAACATGGACAAGTCTCAATGCTAGTATCCTGCATGTCTGGTGCACAGCACGTTTCGCCTAATTCAtagtttaaaatgttcttaTATACAAGCCCGTGTGCGTGCTGCATCCGACTGGAAACTGGCTAAACCAGTCTCCGGGCACTTAGCAACCAGTGGCAGATTATTAgctttgagcttcactgtgtccCATCTTTCTTTAAGCACAGATGCTTTTGAAGCTCTACTGAAGCATGAATATCTCCATCCCTCTGGACCCCAGCAGACatcccagacagacagacagacagactactccatacataaacacatgcatcaTCTCGCTGTTGGGTCCCGTCTGAGTGGATGACTAAataatttaacaacattttaaaagcaccAGCCTACCTTTCCTCCAGGGTATCTGCTAAGTCCTGCAAATTTAAGAATTAAGAAACTCAGATGTCCCCTGATGAAGAAAGACACCAGGAATGTCCTGTGGGAGTGACTTAGTTCTTAAATGGACACCTGACTGCTGCTTTCAATACTAGCATGCTACCATTCGTAGAAACTCTAGATAAGATAGATAAGTTAGATATCTGATCTGTTCAGAAGTTCTGAAATTGAAATAATATGATTGGCATTCCTCTACAGAGGTAGCAACAGCagttaaataatttaaaagtgGGCTTTTCCAGGACATGAGCTTGCATCTGCTGTCTTTTTCGGTATATCGCTCCTGCCCCCCGCTAAGGTACGATTACTCGGCTAATTCCAATTTCTTATCTACACAGGTCCATCAAAATCTGAGGCCTGGATTTTCTGAGGAttagtttttttcttgtaataGGAAAGACAGTTGGAAGCTGTGGTCCTTTATCACCATCAGGCCAAGGCTATCTGTATCTACCACACACAGCCCGTGTATGGTACCTTTGTGTTGACACATGTGAGGCACCAGCAGAGACGGAGACTGAGTCTATGCTgaagaatgtgtgaaaatgagtgtgtgtgtgtgagcagatgaTAGCGACTGCATGTGGAGACAGAGGCTCTTTTTCAAGAGATTTTCCTCCACCCAGGTCAATTATATCACAGCCCACCTCCtgtggagagaaaggaagacagaggagacTTTCCCCAGACTAAAGTGAACCAGGAGGTGACCTTTTTGGTTAATGGACAGCAGGTAATGAACactggcacaaacacacaaggcaTGTGGCCCTGAACTGCCTGGTCCTTAAGATACCATCTTCCCgtcctttcctccctctttcctttcctctcatcCCCCACTTCTCCCACTGCATTCCTGACATGCCtcagggagacagagggggcCTCcaggacagacaaacaaagacacaaaacacacacaacacgctCACAATGGCACTGGTTGCGGCCATTGTCTGTGTGCACTGAGGAAAAAGTCTTGGTTCTTGCATACCAAAAGACAGCACCAATCCCCCttcctcaaacacacatttgccCTCGCTTAGTTTTTACTCAGTGACACAAGAGCATGAGTGAATGCACTGAAACTATGCTGAAACGCTGCTGTAAACGattttctcctgctcctccctaaacatttttaaagctaCACCCTTTTGGACCCACAGGCTAACAATAAATCATAAATGTTGGCTTGGAGCTGAGATGTAAACTGAATGATGTCAAGAGATCCTAAGTGAATCATAACAGCTTTTAGAGCTGGAGCTGCCGGTGTGTGCCGTGAGAGGCCTGCAGCAGCTCTCGGCACAATGTCAATGCAACACTGACCTCTTCTGGTGGAAACGTCACATGGCCATAACAAGACATAACATACAGATTTTTTCAAACAGGTTAAGCCGATACAAGACTCTTAGGTGAGCAACAAGTATTTGCTGTAGTGGTGATCTGACCAAAATCATCTAATAATAACAAACACTTACTAAGATAGCAACATTTCATAATACAATTATACTGTATCTCCAGTAACCAAGTCTAGTTAGCTTGGTCTGTTGGACTGAATCAGTGTCCTTATGAAGTCCTGACCACCATGATGGTCACGTTAATAGCTGGGCCACATAGCTTAGTGCTACATTAGCCGACTAATCCCTCTCTCTTACTCCAGCTAACCTATCCTCATGTTTCCAGGATCCATCTGACACGGATAACTGCTGGATTAGAGATGCCAACCAGAGCATGGGAGGACCGTGTGAGATAACCTTTGACACACTTACACAGAAAAGCTTCAAATCTTAAAACCCACAGGATCATACAGAGACAATATGCAAAATATTCTTAAACACTTACAGAGGTATAGTTGGTCTTGCCCATGTTGTGGTTCTGGTTATGGTTGAGGTTCTGGTTCTCCTGTTCTCTACACTGCAGCCCAGCCAGGTGTCTCTCCAGAGCTGCCCAGTCCATGGTGGGCAGAGGCTCCTCTTCTacaccctcctcttctctgtatCCCCCCATCCATCCCCCAGTCCCACCAatgcatcctcctcctcctcctcctcctcctcctccaccgccAACCCCCCCAGTGCTGCGGCTGCCCCTGCCTTTACTGGAGCTGTGATCGTTGGGTTTGGGAGTCCCTGTACCCTTCTGTGGTGTACCAGGAGAGAGGAGCTGGTTGCTCCTCGGCAAAATCAGATTGCCGTTCTGTTTCAGTTCCTCTGGGACAGCTGCGACTGAGGTGGCAGTGTGTCCGCCGGAGGCCGGGAGGGGCGGGATGGTCTTCACTTCCTGGAATTCTTCAGCGAGGCTGCGACTGTTCACTGTCTTCCTGTAGCTTTCGCCAAGGCTGTCGACTCCCACGACGCCTCCTCCGCCATCCTCCTGACCAGGAGGCTGTGGAGAGGTGTAGTCCTCTCCGTACTCACTCTCCCACTCCTCTATCACCTTCTTCTTATACTCTTGGTAGTCCTCGTCCTCCTCATAGTCCTCTAGGGTGACCAAGTCCAGAGAGGGGGAGGATTTGTAGTCCTCCAAAGTGGCCAAGTCAAGAGAAGGGGAGCACGGTGTAACCTTGTTGGAGTTGGACTCTGAGCTGGAGCGACTGGACGCATCGCTCCCCAGGTCCATGCCATCCTCCCGGTAGTCCTGCAATGACAAaggaacagagaaaaaacataaaCTCGGAGAACATTTATGGAAAGCGTAAGAGTTTAAAGAGCTGtacataaagaaagaaaacagaggcaaggaggaagatgatgaggaaaaCGAAAAGAGAATTTAGGGAAGTGTGTAGACTCAGATTAGTCACACCAGTATTGTGGTTTGAGACCGACAACCACAAAGCACTTCCTGTCCGGCAGGAACTTCCTTTCTCCACAGAATTATACCATCACTGTCTCTGTTGGACTTGTTGACTAGCCTGCTGCTATACAACTGTAGTCTACAGCTCCAAAGCTTCCCAGCCTTACCAGACTAAGCTAACTGATTATACAGTCCTGCGTATTGGTGAAAGTGTACATGATCTGTGCGGGCTTGTGCATGActtgacacacacagtgaaggcGGAGTCCATGTGGCTGAATGTGTCAGAATAATATACCACCACCCACTGCTACATCTGCACAGCACCACAGGGACAAAACAGGGTGTTATGAGGGGCGAGAGCGAGTGACACTGACATGTCAATACACAACACACCAAACTGTGACATGGACAGATGAGTCCAAAGTTGTTGTCTAACCTTGAATGTGATGCTCCCGCAGAGCACCCAATCACCATCTGACTGATTAGTTCACAGCTAATGAAAATGTCCACGTTGTTTACAACCCTCCACAAATCTCCACCTGACCCGAGCCATCTCTCGCGGAGTTATCAGTCTTGTCTCCTCAGGAGCACATTATCATAGCGCCTCACACCACTTTTAAAAGTTAATGAAAAGCATGGAGCAGCAAAATTTCTCTCAGGGCAAAGAGAAATTAACGACACATTCTTGCGTGATCCACATTATGAGTTGCtctggaaaacaaattaattatgaATATTGCTGATTACTGGTTTAGACCATGGAGACTTACTGACACAAGAGGGAAGAACTGCATTTCATAAAGAATTATCCCAATAATAAGGATATTGAGTCATGGCTTCTAGACCACACCTGTTCAGAAACACCGGCTGTTGACGTCAAAGGACAATGCAGAAAATATCTGTGTTGGGCAAAGCAATGTGACTCAGCATCTTGGAGACCAGGTACACAAATTGCTGATGCAGTGTAAAGACATAAGCCACTTTAATGCTGAGGAACTTGCATTTCTCCATGAAATGCTAACAGGTCATAGAGAATAATACAAGCAAAGCTGCTGCAGGGGTTGCACAAACGGGGCCACAAACCACATGATGGCAGGGTGTTATAAGATAGTAAAAACAGTGTtactgaaaatacagaaaaggcTTTGACAACACATTACACTGACACTGGGGTGCTGGGACCTTCATGGTATTCTGAGGGAGAGTTAAATGTCAGTATTAGTTTACTCCCTCATGAATTAGACCAGTGCTAGAGTGTAGCCTATTGGCCTACTGTTTTTTCTTGTCACCTCTCAGTCTAAGCAGTGATAACATATAAAATCCCATATTCAGTTCCTTGGGATCATTTCCAACAATCTGTGGGTTCCTGACATGAAAAACTCCAGGAGTCCCTGTGGGTTTACAACTGAAGGGGGGGTTAAGAGCACACATTACCAGCCTACTTATGGCCTAATACTCTGAAATCGCTAAGAGCCGGCACTTTAGAGCAAAACGATCCCGATCACGATTATGTGAATTTGTAAATGGAAATATCTAGGCTTGAGTATGTTGTGGATGTGGACGTTATTTATGGCGCAATAAGCTACATTAATGTATCAGCACGGCGGAAAACAACCTTACCGTCGTGCTCATCAAACGCGCCGGATCACTGCGCGGTCACCAGTCCCCGTAGTGTGTGAACCAGCCTGTCATCTCGGCTTTGTCACCCTTAAgtgctattttaaaaaaaaaaacggattCAGGAACCGGGTGGGTTTTCCTCTCCAAAGTAGGAAGAAGGCGAAGTAGAAGCACAGTATCCGAGCTGCGATCGCGTTTCGGGTCTCGGCCGGCGATCCGTTTTTGAAGTGTTATCCCGATATGTGCAGCCCGCACACAGTGTTGTTTGGTTTCAAGGTGTTATCGCGTTAATACATCACGGTCACATGAGCCCgattaaaataatgtaatcaCTGAGAGTGTATCTtgatgggagagagagagaggaaggagctGCAAGACGGCAGGCTGGAGCGGTAAAGCTGATCCACTGAGGGATTAACCGAAGCGCAGGCGGACCATACAGGCTGGATTTGGTCACGAAATACATGCAAATTGACAGCTGCACCGATCCCCACCCCGCAGCCTGGCGGGTCTTTGGGGTGCGAGTTTGtatggggtggggtggggggttaatTTATGTCAAGACTAACCCTCACACAACTCTGCCAGTCGTTGTCTAGGGTGGGTTGCAAGTGGACACCATCGCATACGCCCATGTCTTCGCGTTCATCGAGCGCACACTCCGAGTGGCATTTCTACACGCATGACAGTTGCTTGACTACACCTGACAACACATAGGACACAGTATATCAAAAAGGCACATTATTCAGGTGGTGGACATTAAGATAATAAGAGTCCGTTTCTTTAATCCGCCATTGGCTACTCATATGATGTAATGTTCCCAAAAAGTCCCAGGAGGAACCTGATATCCCCCCGGCAACAGCGGTGACAGAAACGCCCAGTATCACACTCATCACACGGATGACACCCACTGCTGCTTTGGCCAGACTGACCCCACCGACTCGATGCTCTATTATCGCTCTAAATTGAAGCCACCACCTGCGTTAATAAAACCAACCCTGGGAGACGAGCTAAAAGTAGCCTGGGTGCAACATCAGTGCCGTTTAAACGAGCTCGATACTCACTGTCATCATCTTTGTAGCTTCCCCGTCGCGTCTCAAGAGTCAAGACATTGTAAAGTGTAATTCCCAGCTGTTAGGCAACGGTGATGGTGCTGACttgtttcacagcagctttATTTTAAGGGCGGGTGgtggagatgctgctgctgctgctgctggtggtggtggtggtggtggtgaggctGCTGGCTTCGCTGGAGAAATTACAGAGAGCCGGTGGATAATTCAGTACAGTCATCGCTCTGAGTGTGTAGTCTGTCCACAGAGGAGCCAGAAGGAGCCGTGACAgaggggaaataaaaaataataaaaaaaaatcacgtcGATGTTTTAAAATCCCAGCAGGTCAGCGCCgattctttcctctcctccccgGCACACAGAAAGATGCCCAACCAACAGTTCAGCCTGCGCTCTCTCGCTCCCACGTCAGCTGGAGGATAAATCAGCTCTGAGTAAAGTGCGTCCTCCTGTACCGGTGGCTTGCGCACGTTTCAGAGCGTCCACACAATCAGCCGCTTTCTACCACTCAGTTACTTTATCTAGAAACAAGACTTTACAACTGAGCACAGcatgctttttcttcttcttcttcttcctcttcctcttcttctgctccccGGCTGGCtcaggttttgtgtttgtggctgttCCTC comes from Scatophagus argus isolate fScaArg1 chromosome 5, fScaArg1.pri, whole genome shotgun sequence and encodes:
- the schip1 gene encoding schwannomin-interacting protein 1 isoform X2, whose product is MMTDYREDGMDLGSDASSRSSSESNSNKVTPCSPSLDLATLEDYKSSPSLDLVTLEDYEEDEDYQEYKKKVIEEWESEYGEDYTSPQPPGQEDGGGGVVGVDSLGESYRKTVNSRSLAEEFQEVKTIPPLPASGGHTATSVAAVPEELKQNGNLILPRSNQLLSPGTPQKGTGTPKPNDHSSSKGRGSRSTGGVGGGGGGGGGGGGCIGGTGGWMGGYREEEGVEEEPLPTMDWAALERHLAGLQCREQENQNLNHNQNHNMGKTNYTSAQKNERESIRQKLALGSFFDDGPGIYTSCSKSGKPSLSSRLQSGMNLQICFVNDSGSDKDSDADDSKTETSLDTPLSPMSKQSSSYSDRDTTEEDSESLEDMDFLSRQKKLQAEAKLALAMAKPMAKMQVEVEKQNRKKSPVADLLPHMPHISECLMKRSLKPTDLRDMTLGQLQVIVNDLHSQIESLNEELVQLLLIRDELHMEQDAMLVDIEDLTRHAESQQKHLAERTLSK
- the schip1 gene encoding schwannomin-interacting protein 1 isoform X1, with protein sequence MSTTDYREDGMDLGSDASSRSSSESNSNKVTPCSPSLDLATLEDYKSSPSLDLVTLEDYEEDEDYQEYKKKVIEEWESEYGEDYTSPQPPGQEDGGGGVVGVDSLGESYRKTVNSRSLAEEFQEVKTIPPLPASGGHTATSVAAVPEELKQNGNLILPRSNQLLSPGTPQKGTGTPKPNDHSSSKGRGSRSTGGVGGGGGGGGGGGGCIGGTGGWMGGYREEEGVEEEPLPTMDWAALERHLAGLQCREQENQNLNHNQNHNMGKTNYTSAQKNERESIRQKLALGSFFDDGPGIYTSCSKSGKPSLSSRLQSGMNLQICFVNDSGSDKDSDADDSKTETSLDTPLSPMSKQSSSYSDRDTTEEDSESLEDMDFLSRQKKLQAEAKLALAMAKPMAKMQVEVEKQNRKKSPVADLLPHMPHISECLMKRSLKPTDLRDMTLGQLQVIVNDLHSQIESLNEELVQLLLIRDELHMEQDAMLVDIEDLTRHAESQQKHLAERTLSK